A single genomic interval of Tepidibacillus fermentans harbors:
- a CDS encoding xanthine phosphoribosyltransferase → MEKLKQKILNDGRVLSENVLKVDSFLNHQVDPFLMKEIGDEFANRFKNQVITKVLTLESSGIAPALMTALALGVPLIFARKKNSLTLQNQDVVTAEVFSYTKQETNTIAVSKKFVNANDKVLIIDDFLANGEASLGLIRLIEQTGAEVIGVGIVIEKSFQIGREKLENAGYHVESLARILSLKNQQIQFVTEEVLQR, encoded by the coding sequence TTGGAAAAGTTAAAGCAAAAAATTTTAAATGACGGTCGCGTATTATCCGAAAATGTCCTAAAAGTCGATTCTTTTCTCAACCATCAAGTAGATCCATTTTTAATGAAGGAAATCGGAGATGAATTTGCAAATAGGTTCAAAAACCAAGTGATAACTAAAGTTTTGACCTTAGAATCTTCAGGGATTGCACCAGCATTGATGACAGCTTTGGCATTAGGAGTACCACTTATTTTTGCAAGAAAAAAGAATTCCTTGACGCTGCAAAACCAAGATGTAGTGACTGCTGAGGTATTCTCTTACACGAAACAAGAGACCAACACGATCGCGGTTTCGAAAAAGTTCGTGAATGCTAATGACAAAGTGTTAATTATTGATGATTTTCTTGCAAACGGCGAGGCATCACTAGGGTTGATTCGACTTATTGAGCAGACAGGGGCAGAAGTGATTGGAGTTGGTATTGTTATCGAAAAGTCATTCCAAATTGGTCGTGAAAAGCTGGAAAATGCGGGATATCACGTTGAATCGTTAGCTCGAATTCTATCGCTAAAAAACCAACAGATTCAATTTGTTACTGAAGAAGTTCTTCAGAGATAA